The stretch of DNA ACAAAGAAAAGATATTGAAAACGGTTCGGCAGCAATATTCAAAGGCTCCCTATTTTGAATTGGCGTATCCCGTAATTGAAGATATTTTTTCTATTTATGAGCCCAATCTTGCAAGTTTCTTAGGGTACGGAGTGCAACGAATTTGCCATTACTTGGGCATACGTGATACCTGGTATTGGTCTTCCGAGATTGCTAAGGATGGTTCTTTGAAGGGCCAAGATAAAGTAATCGATATTTGCAAAAAGCTGGGCGCAGAACACTACGTCAATCTCCCGGGGGGGAGGAATCTTTATGGGCGGGAACGGTTCGAGGATGAAGGTATGGAGTTATCATTTATAGAGCCAGGAAATTATGTCTATAAACAATATTCACGGAGCTTTGTTCCCAATCTGTCAATTATTGATGTAATAATGTTCAATGATCCCAAGGATTTTCCTTTAATGCTTTCGAGTTATTCCATTGTTTGATCAAACTGAAAAAGAAGCTATCGGGGGCTACCTAGAATTGGACCTGCCCTCAGGAGTTGGTACCTTAAATGAAAGAGCGCTTCTCTACCAGAGTGGCAGAGCTGCTTTTCGCGCGCTCTTGCAAACCGTTAGGCCTTCCCGGGTCTTCGTGCCTCGTTTGATCTGCAATTCAATGATTTCCCCTTTACAAGAGGAGCGTATTGAGTATTTGTGGTATGATCTGGATGATCAATTGATGCCGCGAGAAAAGGTAGTTCTCGAGGAAGGTGAAATCATGCTTTATGTCAATTACTTTGGAGTTTGTCAAAACCAGGTTAAGGAGATTTTGGAAAACTTTCGGCCGGAGCAGGTGGTTTTTGATTTCTCTCAATCCCTCTTTGAACGGCCCGTGACTGAGGCCTTGGCGACTATCTACTCCCCGCGGAAATTCCTTGGGGTTCCTGATGGTGGGATGTTGGTGACATCCTCGGAGGTGGATCCTCCAATAGAGGTGGATGATGGTTCCCTAGGCCGGATGACGCATCTTCTTAAACGTCTGTATTCGACTCCCGAGGAGGGCTATTACGATTACGTCCAAGCCGAAAAGGGTTTGGAGGATAGCACCCCCCGGAGAATGTCTGGCCTGACGCGTCGGCTCCTTGACTCAATAGATATTAACAGTATACGAGAAAAGAGGTTGGTGAACTTTTCTCATCTCGAAGAAAGGCTAGGTCCACGGAATCGGTTTCGAGCGGATGACAGTCAGAGTGAGTCCCCACTGTGCTATCCTTTAGCCGTCGATGTTCCGGGTTTACGAGAGCATCTTCTGGCGCATCGTATTTTTGTTCCCACCTATTGGCGAGACTCCGAGGAGCGGGTTGAGTCAGCCTTTGGGAAAAAAATGATTGACGGCTTGCTTCCGCTACCTGTGGATCAGCGCTACGGGGAGAAAGACATGGATGCTTTAGTTTCCTTAATTGACGAGTTCCTCGAATGAGCAAAGGTGATATGAGTCTGGGAAAGAGGAGCGAGGAGTTCGCTCGCAACCACCAACTAGAAAACCTTCTGGTGGATTTAAACAGCAACCTCTGGCCTGTTGAAGAGAACCTGCTCGGGAAAAGTGGGGGCAGCCAACCTTACCCAAACATTCTTATTATGGGGCCGCATCGTAGTGGGTCGACCCTATTCATGCAGTGGCTTGCAAATACTGGGCTCGTGGCGTATCCGACCAACTTGTTGTCACGTTTCTACCGAGCGCCAATTCTTGGGGCCAAGATACAAATGCTTTTGACCGAGCCCCGGTTTGATTACCGAAACGAGCTTGGTGAGTTCGCACAACAGGCCAAGTACGAGTCTGTTAACGGCAAGACTCAAGGCGTTTTAGCTCCCAACGAGTTCTGGTATTTTTGGCGGCGATTTTTGCCCGAGCCGGATAGGGATGTCTGGACTGAACCGGAACTGTGGGAAGGGTTCGATATCGATACGCTGCAACGTGAACTAGGCGGATTAATGACGGTTTTCGATAAACCCTTTGCCTCCAAGGCTATGCTGTTCAACTATAATATACCCTTCATGAATGAGATTCTGGACAAAGTTATTTTTGTCCAAATTAAGCGGGATGAAGTAGCCAATGCACAGTCAGCCTTAGAGGCCCGGCGACGGCAGTGCGGCTCTGAGGAAGCGTGGTACTCGTTTCGTGTTCCCGAATATGAAGCGTTAAAAGACTTGGGCCCCGCAGAGCAAGTAATTGGCCATTTGCGGTCGATTAATTTGGCAGTAGATACTGGGCTTGAAGAAGTGCCAGAAGAAAGGAAGATCGTGGTTCAATACGAAGATTTTTGCGAAGATCCCGAAAAATATTTTAGGCAACTCACGAAGAAGATGAAGCAGCAAGGCATGGATGGCGTTTTTGAATATAAGGGACCAAGAGCTTTTCGGCCATCGAATGAGCGCGAGATTGATCCTAGGATTTTAAACGCGATTTAAATGTCAAGACCCGACTGATCGTAGTCCTGCTTCCGGAACAGTTCCGGGTGCGCGGCCTGCCAGTCCTTGAGCTTCCGGACCGGCGTCCGATGGCCGAGGGCGGGCCTACCTCCATCACTTCGGCAGCTTCTAATGCTGCCCGGTCGGCTCCTTGCCGACCGCAACCGCATTGCTGCGGCACACCCATCTAGCCTGACAGTGAGGGCGGGAGCTGGCCCGAGAGTTCGGCGTCTC from Thiohalospira halophila DSM 15071 encodes:
- a CDS encoding WbqC family protein; this encodes MKLAIMQPYFFPYLGYFQLAHSVDSFVVYDDVHFSKGGWVNRNYILSQAGRSLLTLNLSGASSNRLINEIAVGDNKEKILKTVRQQYSKAPYFELAYPVIEDIFSIYEPNLASFLGYGVQRICHYLGIRDTWYWSSEIAKDGSLKGQDKVIDICKKLGAEHYVNLPGGRNLYGRERFEDEGMELSFIEPGNYVYKQYSRSFVPNLSIIDVIMFNDPKDFPLMLSSYSIV
- a CDS encoding sulfotransferase, with the protein product MSKGDMSLGKRSEEFARNHQLENLLVDLNSNLWPVEENLLGKSGGSQPYPNILIMGPHRSGSTLFMQWLANTGLVAYPTNLLSRFYRAPILGAKIQMLLTEPRFDYRNELGEFAQQAKYESVNGKTQGVLAPNEFWYFWRRFLPEPDRDVWTEPELWEGFDIDTLQRELGGLMTVFDKPFASKAMLFNYNIPFMNEILDKVIFVQIKRDEVANAQSALEARRRQCGSEEAWYSFRVPEYEALKDLGPAEQVIGHLRSINLAVDTGLEEVPEERKIVVQYEDFCEDPEKYFRQLTKKMKQQGMDGVFEYKGPRAFRPSNEREIDPRILNAI